The following coding sequences are from one Desulfosporosinus orientis DSM 765 window:
- a CDS encoding methyl-accepting chemotaxis protein, translating to MEKPLENDSLSEDKYFDMIGKMALLFHKVIPIENTVIVTDTKKFRHYFMGSEAVVKESDLIGSPIPAKGHIPIALKTGANKTGIIPKEQYGVAFKSSTVPIRDSSEGIIGTLTLALSLKGQTALQEITENITSSAEQLSATTEDLASSAVLLSNNVSEVLNETHDILSLIEKTNDILDFVNNVATNSRLLGLNAAIEAARAGEFGRGFAVVADEIRKMAENSANSVNDTKKLISSINYKINHLMEKTKELNDVAATQAAANQEMTAAIQSFSANTQTIQKVAEII from the coding sequence ATGGAGAAACCCCTAGAAAATGATTCCCTAAGCGAGGATAAATACTTTGATATGATCGGAAAAATGGCCTTGTTGTTCCATAAAGTTATTCCAATCGAAAACACGGTCATCGTTACGGACACTAAAAAATTCCGTCATTATTTTATGGGCTCAGAAGCAGTTGTCAAAGAATCGGATTTAATCGGGAGCCCCATTCCTGCAAAGGGACATATACCCATCGCTTTAAAAACAGGCGCTAATAAAACAGGCATTATACCCAAAGAACAATATGGAGTGGCCTTTAAGTCTTCGACCGTACCTATCAGAGACTCCTCCGAAGGGATTATCGGAACGTTAACTTTAGCCCTTAGCTTGAAAGGTCAAACTGCTCTACAAGAGATAACTGAGAATATCACATCTTCAGCTGAACAGCTTTCTGCGACAACAGAAGATTTAGCATCCTCAGCAGTATTGTTATCCAATAATGTTTCTGAGGTATTAAATGAAACTCATGATATTTTGAGTTTAATAGAGAAAACGAATGACATCCTGGATTTTGTGAATAATGTAGCAACAAATTCTCGGCTTTTAGGACTCAATGCTGCCATTGAAGCAGCCCGAGCCGGAGAATTCGGCAGAGGCTTTGCGGTTGTAGCCGATGAAATTCGCAAAATGGCTGAAAACAGCGCTAATTCTGTTAATGATACCAAAAAGCTCATATCCTCTATTAATTACAAAATCAATCATCTTATGGAAAAAACCAAAGAATTAAATGATGTCGCCGCTACTCAAGCCGCAGCTAATCAAGAAATGACCGCCGCAATACAAAGTTTTTCTGCAAATACCCAAACGATTCAAAAAGTCGCCGAAATCATTTAA
- the sucC gene encoding ADP-forming succinate--CoA ligase subunit beta: MKMFEYMGKELFSRFGLRVPKGGMVSNPDQAAQQAEEIGFPVVIKSQVLSGKRGKAGGIKFADNPEQVRIAARDIMGMSIQGHFVEKLLVEEKLNIDKELYLAITIDLATKTPVIIASAHGGMDIEEVAEEFIFTEIIDVELGMQSFIASDIVRRLGVRLNTPIGKELVRVIMTLYKIFKDVDAELVEINPLVISGEKIIAADSKVTIDDAALYRQKNLPRAENRTAAEKTAHDLGLSFVELDGDIGVMANGAGITMGTLDTISYYGGKPANFLDAGGGTGEEGTAKAIELILSRNPKTIVINIFGGITRCDDVARALAKVKETVGIPVPVVIRLVGTNQEAGRAILKEAGIEAYDFMQDAIKKAVELAQ, translated from the coding sequence GTGAAAATGTTCGAATATATGGGAAAGGAATTGTTTTCGAGGTTTGGTCTGAGGGTACCCAAAGGAGGAATGGTCAGTAATCCTGATCAAGCCGCTCAACAGGCAGAAGAAATCGGTTTTCCAGTTGTCATCAAATCCCAAGTTCTATCAGGGAAGAGAGGGAAAGCCGGAGGGATAAAGTTCGCGGATAATCCCGAGCAAGTTAGAATTGCCGCACGAGATATCATGGGAATGTCCATACAGGGGCATTTTGTAGAAAAATTGCTTGTGGAAGAAAAATTGAACATTGATAAAGAGCTTTATTTAGCTATTACCATAGACCTGGCAACCAAAACGCCTGTGATCATTGCTTCTGCTCATGGTGGGATGGATATTGAAGAGGTTGCCGAAGAGTTTATTTTCACGGAGATCATTGATGTGGAATTAGGCATGCAAAGCTTTATTGCCAGTGATATTGTGAGAAGACTGGGGGTAAGGCTTAATACGCCTATTGGTAAAGAACTTGTCAGAGTGATTATGACATTATATAAGATCTTTAAGGACGTTGATGCTGAGTTGGTAGAGATAAATCCTTTAGTCATCAGCGGTGAGAAGATCATTGCAGCAGATTCTAAGGTGACTATTGATGATGCTGCACTTTATCGGCAAAAAAACTTGCCTAGGGCGGAAAATCGCACCGCTGCTGAAAAAACGGCTCATGATTTAGGGCTTTCTTTTGTTGAATTAGATGGTGATATTGGAGTTATGGCAAATGGAGCTGGTATCACTATGGGTACTTTGGATACTATCAGCTATTATGGCGGAAAACCTGCCAATTTTCTGGATGCAGGCGGGGGGACCGGCGAAGAGGGTACTGCAAAAGCCATAGAGCTCATACTATCCAGAAATCCTAAAACCATTGTTATAAATATCTTTGGCGGAATCACTCGTTGTGATGATGTTGCAAGAGCTTTGGCAAAGGTAAAAGAGACTGTGGGTATTCCAGTTCCTGTTGTCATACGCTTGGTGGGGACTAACCAAGAGGCAGGCAGAGCAATTCTTAAGGAAGCCGGAATTGAAGCTTATGATTTCATGCAGGATGCCATTAAGAAAGCTGTGGAGCTGGCACAGTAA
- the sucD gene encoding succinate--CoA ligase subunit alpha, with protein sequence MSILIDETTHVLVQGVSGKQGFFHAKEMLAYGTKVIAGTSPGKGGTVIGGIPVYDSVRAACDNHRIDASVIFVPASLAKDAALEALEAGVKVVVVVTEHIPVHDEMAIISYAKRVNSVVIGPNTFGIVSSGKCKIGIPPNQFFIPGPVGVVARSGTLTYEIVGNLTARNIGQTTVVGMGGDRIVGLTFVDVLKKFEQDPETRAVVLIGEIGGNAEEEASNYITEMTKPVVAYIAGKSAPQGKQMGHAGAIIERGKGTYEGKVKALTAAGAKVVELPFEVPEVIKDLLAL encoded by the coding sequence TTGTCTATATTGATTGATGAAACTACGCATGTCTTAGTTCAAGGAGTATCAGGAAAACAGGGGTTTTTTCATGCCAAGGAGATGTTGGCTTATGGTACAAAAGTGATTGCCGGTACTTCACCGGGTAAAGGCGGGACCGTGATAGGAGGGATACCGGTATATGATAGTGTTCGCGCTGCATGTGACAATCATCGGATTGATGCGTCCGTCATCTTTGTTCCGGCATCGTTGGCCAAAGATGCCGCATTGGAAGCTTTGGAAGCCGGGGTTAAAGTGGTAGTAGTGGTAACAGAACATATTCCTGTTCATGATGAAATGGCTATCATTTCTTATGCAAAGAGAGTTAATTCGGTGGTCATTGGACCCAATACCTTTGGCATTGTCTCCTCGGGCAAATGTAAAATTGGTATTCCTCCCAATCAATTTTTCATTCCGGGTCCAGTGGGTGTTGTGGCTCGCTCGGGTACTCTGACTTACGAAATTGTAGGGAATCTCACTGCCCGGAATATTGGGCAGACAACGGTGGTGGGCATGGGTGGTGACCGCATCGTCGGTCTGACTTTTGTTGATGTCCTCAAAAAATTTGAGCAAGACCCGGAAACCCGAGCCGTTGTGTTAATTGGAGAAATCGGTGGCAATGCTGAGGAAGAAGCCTCAAATTATATTACTGAGATGACCAAACCTGTTGTCGCCTATATTGCTGGGAAGAGCGCCCCTCAGGGCAAGCAAATGGGGCATGCTGGGGCTATCATTGAACGAGGTAAGGGAACTTATGAGGGTAAAGTAAAGGCTCTCACTGCTGCAGGGGCTAAAGTTGTCGAACTGCCCTTTGAAGTACCGGAGGTCATCAAGGATTTACTTGCCTTGTAA
- a CDS encoding acyl-CoA dehydrogenase: MASKYIYSNRDNKFIIKEWLDGRKILNLKRFRDYLSIDDVDSILDEALKMSRDVVAPTNDDGDTIGAKFVDGKVIVPPSFHKAWKFVEENGWGGSNKDVDGEGTLPEILSESVREFMIAANPSITPYWGLAGGIASVIKAFGSKEQVELYTSNMFAGVWGGTMCLTEPGGGSDVGDMTSKAYPTDNPHLFKIKGTKCFITGGDHNLTENIIHLVLARIDGAATGTKGLSLFIVPKIWVNDDGSLGDSNDVTTVGIEHKMGLKGSSTAVLSFGDDDKCFGWLLGNPPNEKGYGEGMAQMFKMINGSRMDTGHSALGVATVAYNNSVSYAKERIQGRPITDPRGKRVPIIQHEDVRRMLLTQKATLDAMRAMIFQGYYYLDLIDFGGEPEDVKQAKRFIEVITPLVKAYCSDQGWLMVTEAIQVFAGYGFTEEYPVAKCARDIKIYSIWEGTNFIQSMDLVGRKWNLDNGNIFKEFLQAIGAFLEVNKENTEFAAEFALLGEALESYIGMLKTVLGYFKSDIRMVPLYSSRILRITAELYAAYLLMQQALICSAKINEGTKDVFFSGKIQTAKFYVHNILPDVMATVRVIKDADMSAIDMPEDAF, encoded by the coding sequence TTGGCAAGCAAATATATTTACAGCAATCGTGATAACAAGTTTATTATTAAAGAATGGTTAGATGGAAGAAAAATCCTCAATTTAAAGCGTTTCAGGGATTATCTGAGTATTGATGACGTTGATTCAATCCTTGATGAAGCACTGAAAATGAGCAGAGATGTTGTAGCTCCTACTAACGACGATGGTGATACAATTGGAGCCAAATTTGTTGATGGAAAAGTCATTGTTCCGCCTTCTTTCCATAAAGCATGGAAGTTTGTTGAAGAAAACGGCTGGGGCGGAAGCAACAAGGACGTAGATGGGGAAGGAACTTTGCCTGAAATTCTCAGTGAATCTGTTCGTGAATTTATGATTGCAGCAAATCCCTCAATAACACCTTACTGGGGTTTAGCGGGCGGCATTGCATCTGTAATTAAAGCATTTGGCTCTAAAGAACAAGTGGAGCTCTATACTTCTAATATGTTTGCAGGTGTCTGGGGAGGCACAATGTGCTTAACAGAACCTGGAGGTGGTTCGGATGTTGGGGATATGACATCAAAAGCATATCCAACGGATAATCCGCATTTATTTAAAATAAAAGGAACAAAATGCTTTATTACAGGTGGGGATCATAATCTGACTGAAAACATTATCCACCTGGTATTGGCTCGAATCGATGGCGCGGCTACTGGAACCAAAGGTCTATCCTTATTTATTGTTCCTAAAATCTGGGTCAATGACGATGGAAGTCTTGGAGACTCCAATGATGTAACAACCGTCGGAATTGAACACAAAATGGGTCTTAAGGGTTCTTCCACTGCAGTACTCAGTTTTGGCGATGATGATAAGTGCTTTGGTTGGTTGTTGGGCAATCCTCCTAATGAAAAAGGTTATGGCGAGGGTATGGCGCAAATGTTCAAAATGATCAATGGGTCCAGAATGGATACCGGTCATAGTGCCTTAGGGGTAGCAACTGTAGCCTATAACAATTCCGTTAGTTATGCCAAAGAGCGGATTCAGGGACGTCCAATCACGGACCCGAGAGGGAAGAGAGTACCCATTATTCAACACGAAGATGTTCGCCGCATGCTCCTTACTCAAAAGGCAACCTTAGATGCTATGAGAGCTATGATCTTTCAAGGATACTATTATTTGGACCTGATTGATTTCGGAGGGGAGCCTGAAGATGTAAAACAAGCTAAACGCTTCATTGAAGTAATTACGCCATTAGTGAAAGCCTATTGCTCTGACCAAGGTTGGCTTATGGTTACGGAAGCAATTCAAGTCTTTGCCGGTTACGGCTTTACAGAAGAGTATCCCGTTGCTAAGTGTGCCAGAGATATCAAAATCTACTCGATTTGGGAAGGCACTAACTTTATTCAATCTATGGATCTTGTCGGCCGTAAATGGAATCTTGATAATGGCAATATCTTTAAAGAGTTTTTACAAGCCATTGGTGCATTCCTGGAAGTCAATAAAGAAAATACCGAATTTGCTGCTGAATTTGCATTGCTTGGGGAAGCCTTAGAGTCTTATATAGGCATGTTGAAGACAGTACTGGGCTACTTTAAAAGTGATATCAGAATGGTACCTTTGTACAGCTCGAGAATTCTGCGGATCACAGCTGAATTATATGCCGCTTACTTGTTGATGCAGCAGGCTTTAATCTGCAGTGCAAAAATTAATGAAGGGACAAAGGACGTATTCTTTTCCGGCAAAATTCAAACCGCTAAATTTTATGTGCATAATATTTTACCGGATGTTATGGCTACTGTCCGAGTTATTAAAGATGCTGACATGTCAGCCATTGACATGCCGGAAGATGCTTTTTAA
- a CDS encoding MBL fold metallo-hydrolase, giving the protein MRKEMLIELLPKLFFVPGEHKGRFPYSNGLLINSELRVLVDAGFGQSRREEILKTGDVDVIINTHFHLDHAFGNKFFPKAKVWAHHLDAPALRSPEEFFNYTGIKHAPEFPEGYPFPRGMQGRAVERELVDGEILDFGDVAFQVIHTPGHTPGHISLFETRTGILFSGDIDLSPFGPFYGNSSSSLEEFHSSIRRLIELKPKVIVSSHSEIISDNIPERLQEYKEIMDFRDEKIIQNIRTPMMKEELLKKNIIYDHYPEPQNLYRHFEEVMIGKHLGRLVKQGKVVIMPNQKYKAFA; this is encoded by the coding sequence ATGAGGAAAGAAATGCTTATTGAGCTGCTGCCAAAACTTTTCTTTGTACCCGGAGAGCATAAAGGACGATTCCCTTACAGTAACGGTTTATTGATTAATTCGGAATTGAGAGTCCTTGTCGATGCTGGGTTTGGTCAAAGCCGCCGGGAAGAAATACTGAAAACCGGTGATGTGGATGTCATTATTAATACACACTTTCATTTGGACCATGCCTTTGGAAATAAGTTTTTTCCAAAAGCAAAGGTTTGGGCCCATCATCTTGATGCACCGGCTCTGCGCAGTCCTGAGGAGTTTTTTAATTACACAGGCATTAAACATGCTCCTGAATTTCCTGAGGGCTATCCCTTTCCGCGAGGCATGCAGGGGCGAGCGGTGGAGAGAGAGCTTGTGGATGGGGAAATTTTGGATTTTGGAGATGTAGCATTTCAAGTCATTCATACCCCCGGTCATACCCCTGGGCACATCTCTCTTTTTGAAACAAGGACAGGTATTTTGTTTTCAGGAGATATTGATCTGTCCCCCTTTGGTCCTTTTTATGGAAACTCAAGTTCGAGTTTGGAGGAGTTTCACAGCTCTATCAGGCGGTTGATAGAGTTAAAGCCCAAAGTAATAGTTTCCAGTCATTCCGAGATCATTTCAGACAATATCCCCGAAAGACTTCAAGAATACAAAGAGATAATGGATTTCAGAGATGAGAAGATTATACAAAACATACGAACACCTATGATGAAAGAAGAATTATTGAAAAAAAACATTATCTATGATCACTATCCCGAACCTCAAAACCTATACCGGCATTTTGAAGAGGTCATGATTGGAAAACACCTGGGTCGTTTAGTAAAACAGGGCAAGGTTGTGATAATGCCAAATCAAAAGTATAAGGCTTTTGCCTGA
- a CDS encoding nitroreductase family protein, translating into MDVKEALLKRRSIRKFKSDPVPDDLLQELFEAARLAPSGTNHQPWRFVVVKNQRIKEQIQNAAFNQRFLSEAPILLVCCADLSSYANNTRKRVQELVDAGVFGPDAFDNYPNIDKQLDENTLKGFIPHAMLNVALAIEHIALRAVSLGLGTCWVQLMKAKKIAQILDLPDNLVITALLPVGYPNQDPPQRPRINLEEIIYKVLD; encoded by the coding sequence TTGGATGTAAAGGAAGCACTCTTAAAGAGGAGAAGCATTCGAAAATTCAAATCGGATCCCGTACCGGACGATTTACTGCAAGAATTATTTGAGGCTGCTCGTTTAGCCCCATCTGGTACCAATCATCAACCGTGGAGATTTGTCGTTGTGAAGAATCAAAGGATAAAAGAACAAATCCAAAATGCAGCCTTTAATCAAAGATTCCTAAGTGAAGCTCCTATTTTGCTTGTTTGTTGTGCGGATCTTTCTTCATATGCCAATAACACCAGAAAAAGGGTTCAGGAGTTAGTAGACGCAGGAGTATTTGGGCCGGATGCTTTTGATAATTATCCTAATATTGATAAGCAGCTTGATGAGAATACCTTAAAAGGGTTTATACCCCATGCCATGTTGAATGTTGCACTGGCTATAGAGCATATTGCCTTACGGGCAGTGTCTTTGGGCCTGGGCACGTGCTGGGTTCAATTAATGAAAGCCAAAAAAATCGCTCAGATCCTGGACCTGCCGGATAACCTGGTTATTACAGCATTGTTGCCCGTAGGTTATCCGAATCAAGATCCACCTCAACGTCCAAGGATCAATCTTGAAGAGATTATTTATAAAGTGTTGGATTAA
- a CDS encoding 3-hydroxyacyl-CoA dehydrogenase family protein: MKLEDIKKICVIGAGNMGHQIAVCCALAGYQVSCTDISQEMLDKAESFAKGYLPERVAKGKMKQEQADMALANLSFSNKLEEAAGDADYVIEAAVEKIEVKRKLFADLDRITPSHAILATNSSFIVSSEVAYSTKRPEKVCNMHFFNPALVMKLVEVVQGAHTSAETAQITMDLAGKLGKTGVLLKKEIYGFVVNRILAALNAEAMFLADMGIATPEEIDIAVTNALGHPMGPFRLVDLTGIDLAYYIGMERYQTTGDPKDKPSPLIVEKFTKGEYGVKTKKGFYTYD, from the coding sequence ATGAAGTTAGAGGACATTAAAAAGATCTGTGTAATTGGAGCCGGAAACATGGGCCATCAAATAGCAGTGTGTTGTGCCTTGGCCGGGTATCAGGTATCCTGTACTGATATTAGTCAGGAAATGTTAGATAAGGCTGAAAGCTTTGCCAAAGGTTATCTTCCGGAACGTGTTGCCAAAGGAAAAATGAAGCAGGAACAAGCAGATATGGCCCTAGCCAATCTCAGTTTTAGCAATAAGCTGGAAGAAGCAGCTGGAGATGCAGATTATGTCATCGAAGCCGCTGTCGAAAAAATAGAGGTTAAACGGAAGCTTTTTGCTGACCTTGATAGAATAACTCCTTCTCATGCCATTTTAGCAACGAATAGTTCATTTATTGTTAGTTCAGAGGTTGCTTACTCCACTAAGAGGCCGGAAAAGGTTTGCAATATGCACTTTTTTAATCCGGCCTTGGTGATGAAGCTGGTGGAGGTTGTCCAAGGTGCTCATACCTCTGCCGAAACAGCGCAAATTACCATGGATTTGGCTGGAAAACTTGGCAAAACAGGTGTTTTGCTGAAGAAGGAAATCTATGGTTTTGTTGTGAATCGGATTTTAGCAGCTCTAAATGCTGAGGCTATGTTCCTTGCCGATATGGGGATTGCAACTCCGGAAGAGATTGATATTGCAGTAACTAATGCATTAGGGCATCCTATGGGTCCGTTTCGTTTAGTCGATCTGACTGGTATTGATCTGGCTTATTATATAGGCATGGAACGTTACCAGACTACCGGAGATCCTAAAGATAAACCTTCACCATTAATTGTGGAGAAATTTACTAAAGGGGAATATGGGGTTAAAACCAAAAAAGGATTTTATACCTACGATTGA
- a CDS encoding thiolase family protein: protein MPKEAVIVSAVRTPIGRAGGTLGRIPPHIYGAEVLKEAVKRIDLDPYEIEDVIMGNCLNAGGNIAHLCSLQAGLPIELAGITVDRQCGSGLNAVNLAAQAIMAGMGEVYLAGGTESCSLTPYIMEHTDFFSRTPPKFRSFQLSPDEIGNPPMGITAENLADKYHISRQEQDEFALCSQQKMGKAMEAGYFKEQIVPLTIPLGKGKTMVFDTDEHPRPQTTMEGLAKLGPAFKAGGSVTAGNSSGVNDAAAAVVVMSADRAKALGLQPMAKIRTFAVAGVDPNIMGIGPVPATRKVLAQAGLSLEDMDIIELNEAFAAQVLAVDRELHFDMSKVNVNGGAIAHGHPIAATGAILTTKLVYEMNRRDVQFGLITACIGGGQGISTVFERV from the coding sequence ATGCCCAAAGAAGCTGTGATTGTATCGGCAGTTCGTACGCCTATTGGTCGAGCGGGAGGTACCCTAGGCAGGATTCCCCCCCATATTTATGGCGCGGAAGTATTAAAAGAGGCTGTGAAACGTATTGATTTAGATCCCTATGAGATAGAGGACGTTATCATGGGAAATTGCTTAAATGCCGGAGGAAACATTGCCCATCTATGCTCACTGCAAGCAGGCTTGCCTATAGAGCTTGCGGGCATAACAGTGGATCGGCAGTGCGGTTCAGGTCTGAATGCCGTTAATTTAGCAGCCCAAGCTATTATGGCCGGTATGGGAGAGGTCTATCTTGCGGGGGGAACAGAGAGCTGCTCTCTAACTCCATATATAATGGAACACACAGATTTCTTTAGCAGGACACCGCCAAAATTCCGAAGTTTTCAGTTATCCCCCGATGAAATAGGCAATCCCCCCATGGGGATTACCGCCGAAAATTTGGCGGATAAATATCACATCAGCCGTCAGGAACAGGACGAATTTGCTCTATGCAGCCAGCAAAAGATGGGCAAGGCTATGGAAGCAGGTTATTTTAAAGAGCAAATTGTGCCCCTGACCATTCCTCTTGGCAAAGGGAAAACAATGGTTTTTGATACAGATGAACATCCTAGGCCGCAAACCACTATGGAAGGTTTGGCTAAACTAGGTCCTGCTTTTAAAGCGGGAGGTTCGGTCACTGCAGGAAACAGTTCAGGTGTTAATGATGCAGCAGCAGCAGTGGTTGTTATGTCTGCTGATCGGGCTAAAGCTCTTGGATTACAACCTATGGCTAAAATCCGCACTTTTGCGGTTGCCGGGGTTGATCCCAATATCATGGGTATCGGTCCGGTGCCGGCAACTAGGAAGGTATTAGCTCAAGCAGGTCTTTCTCTGGAAGATATGGACATTATCGAACTCAACGAAGCTTTTGCTGCGCAAGTGTTAGCGGTGGATAGGGAACTCCATTTTGACATGAGTAAAGTTAATGTTAATGGGGGAGCCATTGCCCATGGGCATCCAATTGCAGCGACAGGTGCCATTCTGACGACAAAATTGGTATACGAGATGAATCGCAGAGATGTTCAATTTGGCTTAATCACAGCCTGTATTGGTGGTGGGCAAGGAATTTCCACTGTTTTTGAAAGGGTTTAA
- a CDS encoding DUF362 domain-containing protein — translation MVKAPVSLIKVADVYEAVQESLKLCDGLSGLKVNDRILIKPNIVSWDFKLPFPPYGVVTTSVVINALVRILAENGFKDLTIGEGALPNVKAKGTAVYEALGYKTLQERYGVKLVDFNTEKFVAVEYEDGFKLDIAHHALEADKIINVPVLKTHSQAKVSLGIKNLKGCLNKKSKQACHGLGDQDLPFTFPRIIEKLPVALTIIDGLYTLEKGPGPTGKAYRKDLIIASRDPFACDLVGAAILGYSAKEVEHLKYYAKRHGYSLELADYEVRGEKVLEQQEYTIYDWGWTEDDTGPVGFKKRGITGIAIRKYDNSLCTGCSVQFNPMLILLGSAYRGQPFPNVELVSGKQQLASPGFDRSVLFGKCACHNNRNNPNIKKALFLWGCPPDLGMISEQLAKEGIQCDYQEYIRFRNYLFDRYKAVEGFELADWTVE, via the coding sequence ATGGTAAAAGCCCCTGTTTCTCTTATAAAAGTTGCTGATGTGTACGAAGCGGTTCAGGAAAGCTTGAAACTTTGCGACGGATTATCAGGATTAAAAGTTAATGATAGAATCTTAATAAAACCGAATATTGTCAGCTGGGATTTCAAGTTACCGTTCCCTCCTTATGGTGTTGTAACAACCAGTGTCGTAATAAATGCTTTAGTTCGCATTTTAGCTGAAAATGGTTTTAAGGATTTAACTATTGGCGAAGGAGCACTTCCTAATGTTAAAGCTAAGGGAACAGCTGTATATGAAGCCTTGGGCTACAAAACTTTGCAAGAGCGCTATGGAGTCAAGCTGGTGGACTTTAATACAGAAAAATTTGTTGCGGTTGAGTATGAGGACGGCTTTAAACTAGATATTGCTCATCATGCTCTTGAAGCAGATAAGATTATCAATGTGCCGGTTTTAAAGACTCATAGTCAAGCTAAAGTTTCTTTAGGTATTAAAAACCTTAAAGGATGCCTCAATAAAAAATCGAAACAAGCATGCCACGGCTTGGGTGATCAGGATCTTCCTTTTACTTTCCCACGAATTATTGAAAAGTTGCCGGTGGCCTTAACGATCATTGATGGACTCTATACTTTAGAAAAAGGTCCGGGTCCAACTGGAAAAGCCTATAGAAAGGACTTGATTATTGCCTCTCGTGATCCCTTTGCCTGTGATTTAGTAGGTGCGGCTATTCTTGGTTATTCTGCTAAGGAGGTCGAACATCTTAAATACTATGCCAAACGTCATGGTTACAGCTTGGAGTTGGCAGATTATGAGGTTAGAGGGGAAAAGGTATTAGAACAACAAGAATATACTATTTATGATTGGGGCTGGACGGAGGACGACACCGGTCCAGTGGGATTCAAAAAACGTGGTATTACAGGAATTGCTATTCGAAAGTACGATAATAGCTTGTGCACGGGGTGTTCAGTACAATTTAATCCTATGCTGATCCTATTGGGTTCCGCTTACAGAGGGCAGCCCTTTCCTAATGTCGAGTTGGTTAGCGGTAAGCAACAGCTGGCTTCACCCGGTTTTGACAGATCCGTATTATTTGGCAAGTGCGCTTGTCATAATAATAGGAACAATCCCAATATCAAAAAAGCTCTCTTTCTTTGGGGGTGTCCGCCGGATTTGGGAATGATTTCTGAACAGTTGGCTAAGGAAGGAATACAATGCGATTATCAAGAATACATTCGTTTTCGGAATTACCTATTCGATCGGTATAAAGCAGTTGAAGGTTTTGAATTAGCCGATTGGACTGTAGAATAA